In Pasteurella dagmatis, the sequence GATTCTGCACTAGTAAACCAGTTCAATATCAGCTATTTTCGGTTTTTTAATGACTGCTCAAAACTTGTGCTGGTTCTAATTGTGCAGCACGATTTGCGGGGTATAAACTTGCCACCAAACTCAAAATCAGCGCAGCTAAAAAAACGATAATCACATCTTGCCAATGGAGTTCACTTGGTAAGAAATCAACGAAATAAATGCCGTCCGATAATAATTTTCGCCCCAACAACCATTCTATACCATGAATGATTTGGGTTAAATTGAGGGCGAGAATAATGCCTAAAAAGATGCCAATTAAACACCCTTTCATCCCTGCTTGCAAGCCATACCAAATAAAAATTTGTTTAATAAAGCGATTATTCGCACCAAGGGTTCGCATAATGGCAATATCGCCTTGCTTATCTTTTACAGCCATAATTAACGTTGAAATAATATTAAAACACGCTACACCAATCACGAGAACCATTGCAATATACATTACCGTACGAATTAATTGAATATCACGATACATATAACCAAATTTATTAATCCAATGTTGTGCATAGAGAGCTTGTGGATAATCCGATAACATCGGATATTCAAGTTGTCTTACTTCAAACGGATGTTTAACTTTGAGTTCTACTCCTGTCGCTTGTTCTGGTCTAAAGTTCAAAAACTGCTGTGCCTGTTCTAATGGTAACAACGCATAACTGTGATCTAACTGACCATCTAAACGTAAAATACCACTTACTTGGATACGATGCCTTGTCGGTTGAGAAAGCTGTTGTTCATCCGTAGTTTGAGAAATCAACAAACTCACCCAATCCCCTATGTTTACACCTAGCTCCTTTGCAATACCATAGCCTAAAATCAAACCACTCTTCTCATTAAAAGATTGCCATGCCTTGTCTAATACAAAGTTTCCAATTGAACTCACTTTATCTTGTGCTTGCTTTTCTACACCTTTAACTTGGACTACTTTTAACTTAGTACCATTTTCCACTAAGGCGGTAAAACTAACATAGGGGGATACCCCTATAATTTCACTATGACTCTCAAGTAAATATTTAAGCTTATGTTTAGATAGAATCACTCTCTCGCCTTTATGATTGGGATAAGCTGCAATTTCAGCATGAGGTACAACGGCAAGAATACGTTGATTAAGTTCACGCTCAAAACCATTCATTGCACTTAA encodes:
- the lolE gene encoding lipoprotein-releasing ABC transporter permease subunit LolE; translated protein: MNTPFFISWRYQRSKQKNRLVSLISTFSSIGIALGVAVLIVGLSAMNGFERELNQRILAVVPHAEIAAYPNHKGERVILSKHKLKYLLESHSEIIGVSPYVSFTALVENGTKLKVVQVKGVEKQAQDKVSSIGNFVLDKAWQSFNEKSGLILGYGIAKELGVNIGDWVSLLISQTTDEQQLSQPTRHRIQVSGILRLDGQLDHSYALLPLEQAQQFLNFRPEQATGVELKVKHPFEVRQLEYPMLSDYPQALYAQHWINKFGYMYRDIQLIRTVMYIAMVLVIGVACFNIISTLIMAVKDKQGDIAIMRTLGANNRFIKQIFIWYGLQAGMKGCLIGIFLGIILALNLTQIIHGIEWLLGRKLLSDGIYFVDFLPSELHWQDVIIVFLAALILSLVASLYPANRAAQLEPAQVLSSH